GCGCAGCCGAATTCCCCGGGCCACTAACCGGCCGAAGCCCAGGCGGAAGCGAATCTCCCGGACCGCCGACGGGCCGATAGCCGGGCGAAGTCGAACCCCCCGGGCCACTAACTGGCCGAAGACCGGGCGAAGTCTGGTCTCCGGCACCGCCGACGGGCCGATGGCCGGAGGAGGTCGAACCCCCCGCACCACTGACCGGCCGAAGCCCAGACGGAGCCGAATCCCCCGCACCGCCGACCGGCCCATAGCCAGGCGAGGACGAACCCCCCGCACCACTCACTGGCCGAAGCCCAGACGGAGCCGAATCCCCCGCACCGCCGACCGGCCCATAGCCAGGCGAGGACGAACCCCCCGCACCACTCACTGGCCGAAGCCCAGACGGAGCCGAATCCCCCGCACCGCTCACCGGACGCACGGCGGATGACGTTGCCGTGCCAGAACCACTGACCGGCCTAGTCGCGAGGGGTGGAGCAGCGCCAGGAGCGCTGACCGGCCGCACGTCGGCCGGCGTGGCCGCGCCCGGACCGCTGACCGGTCGCACGGCCGGTGGCTGACCTGCGCCGCCACCGCTGACCGGACCGGCAGCGGGTGGCGAAGCGGCGGCGGGACCGCTGACCGGCCGGCCTACGCCGGGCGGCAACGACGGATCGGCCGGTTGCTCGGGCGACGTCGGCCGAGGTGCGGGCACCTGGATCCGCCCGGTCGGGTAGGAGGTGGTCGGTGCGGGCGGCGGCGCCGCGGACCAGGGCCACTCCGGTGCCCAGTCCGGGCCGGGCCGCCGTGGCGGCGCCCCGGCGTAGGGATCAGCCTCGGTGGGCGTGCCGTGCGGCACGGTTTCGGTGGGTGCCCCGGCAGCGACCGCGCCGATCGGCGGGAAACCGCCGCTGGACGGATCGGGATCGCCCGGGCGCTGACCGACCGGCCGCCCGTCGCCGGACGCGAAGCCTCCGGCCGGCCGGGCATCACCGCTCGTCCAACCATCAGGAGCCGCCGCGGGCTGGCGCACCTCACCACTCGCCCACCCCTCGGGAGGGGCGGCGGGCTGGCGGACATCACCGCTAGTCCAACCGTCGGGAGCCGCCCCAGGCTGGCGGACATCACCGCTGGTCCAACCTTCAGGAGGCGTCCCCGGCTGCCGGACTTCATCGCCCACCCAACCCTCGGGAGCCGCCCCAGGCTGGCGGACATCACCGCCCGCCCAACCCTCAGGAGGCGTCCCCGGCTGCCGGACATCATCGCCCACCCAACCCTCGGGAGCCGCCCCAGGCTGGCGGACATCACCGCCCGCCCAACCCTCAGGAGGCGTCCCCGGCTGCCGGACATCACCGGTCGCCCACCCCTCGGGAGCCGCCCCGGGCTGGCGGGCGTCACCGCTCGTCCAACCGTCGGGAGCCGCCGCAGGCTGCCGGACATCACCGCCCACCCAACCCTCAGGAGGCGTCCCAGGCTGCCGGACATCGCCGGGCGCCCAGCCTTCGGGAGGCGGCCCCGGCTGGCGGGCGTCGCCAGTGGAATCGGTCGGTGGGTCGTGGCGGGGGCGGAAGCGGACCGGGGGCGGTGGTGCGGGCTCGTTGAAGCGCGGCGGTGCCGGTGGGAACGCGGCGGCGAAGGGGCCGGGTGACTCTTCGGGCGTACCCGATGATGGGTTGGATCCCCAGCCCGGCGCCCATGGTGACGGCGGCTCGGGCAATGGCTCGTCGGTGGGCGGTGGACCCCAGCCGCCGGCTGCCGCGTGTGGCCACGGTGCGGGCTCGTCGCCGCTGGTCTGGCTCGGGATCGGCGGGTGCCCGGCGTCTTCTAGATCGCCTTCGTAGGGGTAGGGCGGTGCGCTGGCCGAATGCAGCTCGGCGGAGCCGTTGACGTGCTGCCGGGGCTGCCGCGACGCGGGAACGATGGGCGTCAGCAGCTTGGCGTAGCGCGACCGGTGCCACGCGGACTGCGAGCCGGAGTCGCGGTCGCGGTCGGCCCAGGCGTCGCCGTCGCGGGCGGGAGGCGGGTTGCCGCCACCGCCCGGTGCGTCGCCGGGTTGACCTGAATCATCCACCGTGCACTCCTCGGTCGCCCTCGCTGAGGCTACCGTGTGGGCACGGTCGCGATAAGTTGCAATCGCGGTCCAATTCGGCGACCGATGCGATAGGCACCGATCGGATCCGCGCTCGGATGGGTGCCAGACGGCAGTCGACGGTCGATGTGATGCGGGATTTTCGGAGGTAACGATGGTGGCGGCTTCGGGCGATGGACAGCCGGACGGACGGCCTACCCGGCTGCCCCGGTCTGCGCGCCGCAAGCAGCTGCTCGCGGCGGCCCAGGAGGTGTTCGTCGCGCAGGGCTACCACGCCGCCGCGATGGACGACATCGCCGAGCGGGCCGGTGTCTCCAAGCCGGTGCTCTACCAGCACTTTCCCGGCAAGCTCGAGCTCTACCTGGCCCTCCTCGACAAGCACTGCGACGCGATAGTCGCGAAGGTGCAGGCGGCGATGGAGGCGACGAACGACAACAAGGAACGCGTACGCGGTGCGGTCGAGGCTTATTTTGACTTCGTCGACCACGAAAGTGAGGCGTTCCGGCTGGTCTTCGAGTCTGACCTGCGCAACGAGCCGGCCGTCCGGGAGCGCGTCGAGCGGGTCGAGCGCGGCTGCATCGCGGCGATCACCGACACGATCATCTCCGACACGGGCGTGAGCAAGTCGCGGGCCGAGCTGCTCGCCTCGGGCCTGGTCGGCGCCGCCGAGACCGCGGCCCAGTTCTGGCTCGCGGGCGGTCGCCAGGTGCCCAAGGCCGAGGCCGAGGCCCTGCTGGCCGGGCTCTCCTGGCGGGGCATCGCGAGCTTCCCCCTCCAGGGTGACCCCCAGGAAGGCGCCTGGACCGAG
This genomic interval from Asanoa ferruginea contains the following:
- a CDS encoding TetR/AcrR family transcriptional regulator — protein: MVAASGDGQPDGRPTRLPRSARRKQLLAAAQEVFVAQGYHAAAMDDIAERAGVSKPVLYQHFPGKLELYLALLDKHCDAIVAKVQAAMEATNDNKERVRGAVEAYFDFVDHESEAFRLVFESDLRNEPAVRERVERVERGCIAAITDTIISDTGVSKSRAELLASGLVGAAETAAQFWLAGGRQVPKAEAEALLAGLSWRGIASFPLQGDPQEGAWTEGEPA